In Ignavibacteria bacterium, the sequence TGGGCAGTGGGTGATGTTGGTACGATCAGAAAAACTACAAATGGCGGAACTAACTGGTTTGCACAAACTGGCAGCAGTGCATTAAGCTCTGTGTATTTTATAAATTCCGTTACGGGGTGGGGCTCGGGTCCGGGGGGCCTAATTATTAAAACAACCAATTCAGGTGATAACTGGGTAACGCAGACAAGCGGGGTTACATCACAGCTGCGCTCAATATTCTTTATAAATACATTAAAAGGATGGGCTGCAGGTGATGGCGGAATAATAAGATACACATCAGATGGAGGAACAAGCTGGGCACAGCAGATAAGCGGTACAACAGAAACACTTTTCAGCATCTGCTTTGTTAATGAGAATCGTGGATGGATCTCGGGAGCAAACGGGAAAATATTATACACAAACACAGGCGGCGCTAACTGGGTTTCGCAGATAACAGCCACAACGTTTCCGTTTTATTCCATAACTTTTATAAATGATCAGACCGGCTGGGCAGCGGGATACCAGGGAATACTCCGCAAAACAACCGATGCCGGAGCAAGCTGGCTTGCGCAAACAAGCAACGTTTCAAGCTGGCTGTACGGGATCCGGTTTATTAATTCACTTACGGGATTTTCCTGCGGTACAGGAGGTACAGTTATAACAACTCAGAACGGAGGTATTAACTGGTCTGCGCAAACAACCCCTGTAGGCGATAATCTTTACGGGCTGAGTTTCAGCTCTACTTTGACAGGTTATGCAGTCGGCACAACTGGCAGAATTATAAAAACTACAAACGGGGGAGTAACTTTTATTACGCCGATAACGAACGAATTACCTGAAAAATTCAGCATATCACAAAATTATCCCAACCCGTTTAACCCGGTTACAGAATTTGAAATGCAGATAGCAGAATATGATCGAGTAAATTTAGAAATATTTGATGCTGCGGGCAAAAAAGTAGAAACGGCGGTAAATGAATATTTGCAACCGGGGAGCTATAAAGTAGTGTGGAATGCTTCTGCATACAGCAGCGGTGTATATTTCAGCAGAATGACTTCAGGGAAATTTTCTAAAATGATTAAAATGATATTAATAAAATAAAAACTAAAATGAAAAAAATTAAAATTATTGCTTTTTTTCTGGTCATAAGCCTGGTATTATTTCCCCTGGAAATGTTAATGACCCAATACAGGGTTGAATGGAGCAATGAACATACTACAACAGGTAAATTAAGTATTGATAAAGCCGGTTTTATAGCTGCTGATAAACAGGGAAATATAATAGTAACGGGTGTTACTAATTCAGAAGGTAAGGGCGATGATATCACCACTATAAAATATAATAAGGATGGGAAACAGGTATGGCTTAATGTATTTGACGGATCGGGGAATTATAACGACAGGCCGGCGGGTATTGCTGTTGATAATTCGGGAAATATTTACATTACAGGGTCAAGTACAGGTTCAGGCGGCACATCAACTGATCTTATCACATTGAAATACGGTTACGATGGGAATTTGCTTTGGTCAAAAGTTTTTGCTTCAGCCGGCGGATTGCTGGATGAAGGCAGCTCGATTGCAGTTGATGCCAACGGTGATGTATATGTAACGGGTACAGCAGCACATATAGTAACTGAAAATTCAGGCCAGGACTGGATAACCATAAAATATAATACAAACGGTGAAATTATATGGCAAAAAGCTTACGATGATAATATATCAAATGACAAAGCTGAAACGCTAACTATTGATAATGAAGGTAATGTTTATGTTGCAGGCCGGTGTAACGCACCTGCATATCATATCGGGATAGCTAAATATGACCGTGAGGGTAATCTGTTGTGGATAACAAAATATGACGGCGAGCTAAATTCACATGATAAACCCGCCGAAATTCTAGTTGACGCATCCGGCAATGTTTATACAGCAGGTTACAGCTCTGAAGCAAATAAAGACCTGCTTGTTATTAAGCTAGATCACTCGGGAAACATATTATGGAAAAAGACATTTAACGGCACGGCAAACGGCTCTGATGAAGCTAATAACCTGGTTACGGATGATAAAGGTAATGTTTATTTGCTTGGAACTGTGGAGGGCAAAAAAAACAAACACTACCGAATAATTATAAAATATGACGGCTCGGGTAATGAGATCTGGAAAAATATATCCGATAAACCGCTTTCAAAGAACATTGAATCTTTGCAGCTGCTGCTTAACCCAAACGGCAGCATTGTGGTGACAGGTTCATCTGTTGTACAGGGTAATGTTTATTCAGAAATGGCAGCAGATTGTTTTTCTCCCGCTGGTGAATTATTATGGCAGCTATCTTTTTTGAAAGAGAACAATATTCCATCAGCGCTTAATGCAGCTTTAGACCCTGACGGCAATGTTATACTTTGCGGATTTATAACCGGAACGGGGAATTTAAATTACTGTACAGTAAAATTCAGCAAATAAACTTATTTATCAAAAATTTCAGGTTATATTTCATAACATAAAAGGAGCTTTTTAAAAGCTCCCTTTATTAAAAATATTTTATTTTTTGATAATAATCGCCTTAGGTATAACATTGCCTGCTTACTCTATATAAACCTTAAGGGTATATTCCGCATTTCCTCTGGTACCGCCCACAACAATCCGGTAATCTCCTTTAGAAGGCAGGCTGCCTTCCCAGCGTTTTGCATCGTCAATTTCGCCCGCGCCTTCCAGGTAATATCCTGTTTCTGTATCGACGATCTGGAACACAGCATTATCTTCAATTGACATAATAGTAACGATCATATATTGGTTCTTGTTAGCGCCAACAAGATAAGTATCCCTTTCACCCCTGATAACACCGCCTTCAACAGTTGCGGAGTTTTCACCTTTTTTAAATTTTATGCGTTTATCATTAACCTGTGAATTTATATTTGCCGCAACGGTAAAGAAAAAAAGCATAATCAGAATAATGTTCAGTTTTTTCATTTAATTTATATGTTTAAAAATTAAGTGGCGGCAGTTTTAAACTGACGCCACAAAGTTAAAACCAGATATTTTAGTAAATTTGAAAATTCCCCTAAACTCACTTCGTTCGTTGGGGATTAACAGCCTAGCCTATTAACTTTGTAATTATTAAGCTGACAGAAAGAAGTACCCCGAAAATTAAAGTAAGCTGCGCAGTCATTGCATCAAGCATAGCAATCTTTCCTGTATCTTCAATTTTAACGCCCTTGATCATGTTCATATTCTTAAGCGCGACCGGAAGCGATAAGAAAACAAGAAGTGACCATACTGAAAGAACATTAAACACAACAAGAAGCACTACGGTAATATATGCGCCAACAATCAAAAACACATACTCACCTTTGGCAAAGCCTTCGCCGAAAACATTGGCAAGTGTTTTTATATTAGCCCGGCGGTCATTAATTATATCACGCAGGTTATTTGCATGCAGAATCCCTGTAACAAGCAGGCCAAGGGGGATAGAGATCAGTGCAGCGGTAAATGAAAATACTCCGGTAAGCGCATACAGCGTACCGGTAACAATTGCGGGACCGTACAGAAGAAAAATGAAAATATCACCAAGCGCTACATATTTATATCCAATGGGTCTGCCGGTATAAAAGAAACCGCCGACTATACCCAGAATACCAAGCCATAATATCATCATCCCGCGGTCTAAAATTATTGGTAAACCAAAAAGAACAGCAAGCGCAAACAGTATCATACCAAAACGGAACATTTCCTTCGGGCTTAAAAGACCTTCAGGAAGCACCCTTGAGCCGCCAAGGGTATCTTTTGCATCAACGCCATGTTTATAGTCATCAACATCACTGATTACATTTGAGCCTGCATGAAGAAACAGGAGTGAAATTGCAATAAAAGGCATTAAATACCATGAAATGCTGCCGCCCTGCAGCAATGCAAGCATTGCGCCAAGCAAGCAGGGAATGAGTGATGCAGGAAATGAAAAAGCTCTGACAGCCTGAAAATATACTGCTCCCTTGGATGGCGTTTTTGAAGCATTCTGAGCCTCTGACATACTTAAAATTAAATCCTTTCTATATATAGAATGAAATTATTCAGATACAATTATCAGCAAAAATAATGATATTTTTCGTAAGGTTAAATTGAAATCAAAATATAAAAATATATTATTGTTTTATTGCAGTTTACATAAAACAATTGAACGGTAAAGATTGTTTAATATATGATCTTAATGTTTTGCTTTTTTCTCATCAGTCCGTTCCAGGAACTGGCGGACTATGGGGTCACTTGTTGCCCTTAGTTCTTCAGGTGTTCCGTTGAAATGAACTTTACCTTCATACATCATGGCGACCCGGTCGCCGATCTCATACACGGTAAAGATATCATGAGTAACAATAATTGAAGTAACTTCAAGCTCTTTATTAAGCGCAACAGATTCCATAAGCTCATCAATCGTTTCGCTGGTTATGGGGTCAAGTCCCGTGGTAGGTTCATCATATAATATATATTGAGGGTTTGTGGCAAGGGCTCTTGCGAGTCCAACGCGTTTACGCATTCCACCGGAAAGCTCAGAAGGCATCAGGTTCTCGGTTCCGGGCAGGTCCACCATACCGAGTTTTTCAGAAACGATACGGTTGATCTCAGCTTTTGGCGTGAGAGTATTTTCACGCAAAGCGATCCCTACATTTTCACCAACAGTCATTGAATCAAACAATGCAGCGCTCTGGAAAAGGAATCCGAATTTTTTCCTGATAGCGTATATTTCCTTTTCGTTCATTTTGGTAATATCCTCGCCGTCTATCAGTATCTGTCCTTCATCGGGTTTGAGAAGTCCCACAATATGTTTCAGCATAACAGATTTGCCGCATCCGCTTGCGCCGATAATTACATTGGTTTTGCCTTCTTCAATGTTGAGATCAACTCCGCGCAGAACTTCTTTGTTACCAAAGCTTTTTTTGAGATTTTTTATTTCTATCATACAATTAACAATTATCAATTAACAATTATCAATAAGGCATCAGGGTTGATCCGGAAAATTTATTTTATAAATTATCCTGCACAATTCATCTGCATCATTGAACAGACTATCAAAAATCTTTTTTTGCTCTTCGTTTTCAACCTGGGTATCAACAATAAGCCGGATCCAGTATTTACATTCCCGGGCTTCTTTATAAGCAATGTTAAGTTTGTGGTTAAAATCCTTCCTTGAATATCCGCCTTGTGATTCTTCAACATTTGCTCCAATGGATGTACCTGCTCTGAGAAGTTGTTTTATTAAAATATATGAATCAATCCTATTCTTTAATTTTCGAACTGCAATTATGGTGTTTACCGCAAACATATAACTTTTTTCAACAATTACATTTTGTTTCATGAAATAGATTATGATTTCTTTAATAATTACTATGATTCATTCTTATAATTGAAAACTGATAATTGTTAATTGCTCATTGCACATTGTTAATTGCTCATTGTTAATTGCTGTCTCACCATTTCCAGCGCCATTTTTGCCATAATATCTTTATTTCTTAAACGGTCTTTTGTAAAAATAAAATCCCTGGCAAAAGTATTTTTGCTGTCGCTGTAACCTATCCATACATAACCTATGGGCTTACCGGGTCTTGCCCCGGTTGGTCCTGCAATTCCCGTGACAGATATGCCGATATCTGTTTTAGAGCGCTTTCTTATTCCGGCAGCCATTTCTTCGGCAACCTTTTTGCTTACTGCGCCATATGCTTTAAGAGTTTTAGCCTTTACACCAAGCAGCCTTCGTTTGGCTTCGTTGGAATAGGCAACTATAGCATCCATAACATAGTCAGCGCTACCGCCTATATCGGTTAGCTTGGATGCAATCAGACCGCCGGTGCATGATTCAGCCACCGCTATGGTCAGATCCTTTTTTTTGAGCATTACCCCCACGGTTTTTTCAATGGGGCTTTCATCAGAAGAATAAATATACTTTCCGGCTTTTTTCCTTAAGAGCTTTTCAGCTTCGCCGATAAGCTTTATGGCTTTACTCTGATTATTGGCAATTGCAGTTATGCGCAGCCTTACTTCGTAGTTTGAAGGAAGGAAGGCGAGCTTAACTTCGTGATCTTTACCTTTACGAACAATCTTTGTTATATCACCAATTCTTTCAGCAAGAACAGATTCACCGATACCAATAGTATGCAGTGTTTTTTGTTTAATAACCCTTGTGATCTTCTTTTTATATTTTTTATTTAGGTAAGGAAACAGTCCGGTTTGGCTGATATATTTCATTTCATATGGAACGCCGGGCATAACACAGAATACCTTACCGCCTTTATCTATCAGCAGCCCCGGCGCAGTACCCGTTTTGTTTTCAAGAACCCGGGCAACATCAGGCACGAGTGCCTGGCCAATATTTGCAGCAGGCATTTTAATATTTCTGCGGGCAAAAATGCTTTTTACGTGCTTTAATACTTTTTCATTAAGCACATACCTGCTTTTAAAGAATTTTGCTACTGTTTTTACGGTTATATCGTCATGAGTCGGTCCTAAACCGCCGGTTACAACAATTACATCAGCATCTTTAACGGAACGTTTGAATTCCTTAAGAATCTCTTTTTCATTATCAGCAACGGTAACTACCCGAATGGCGGGTATACCGATAGCAAGAAGCTCTTTGCCAAGCCATGCGGCATTAGTGTTAACCACCTGCCCGATCAAAACTTCATCACCTATTGAAATTATTATTGACTTCATGGAGAATAAAGAGGATAAAAAAATTAAATATTATTAAAGGATACCGGTTTCAAAACCGTTAAATTGCTCAGCCAAGATAAACTCTCAAAAACTGGTACCATGCAAGATGAGTAAGCACGGCTGAAAATATTCCCGCATAGAGTCCTGCGGCAATATCATCCATCATAATGCCGAAGCCTGAATCCCTGTTATCAAAATACTTTGCGGGTTCAAGCTTTACAATATCGAAGAAACGGAAAGCGAAGAACCCGATAATTCCGAACACCAGCTTTGTATCGAAAGCTGTTGCGGGATCGAAGGATTTGAACGGGAAAAAAAGCTCAAACACTATTGAACCGATAAGGTAAGTAAACAGCTGGCCGGCAATTTCATCAATCACAATTTGCGGCGCATCTTCACCGTAGCGGCCCTTCATTTTTTCGGCGCAGAATATGCCGGTTATAAATATCAGCAGAAGTACGAGGCTTAAATAATAAAACTCTGACATTTTGGGAGCAAGATAGAGTCCAAACCCTATAAGCGAGCCGAATGTACCTGAAGCTACAGGAATGAACCCGATAAAAAATCCGCTCCCAAGCAAAGTAACAATGAACGGTACTTTAACTTCTTCATTAACCGGATTTTTTTCTTTAATTAATCTGAATGCCATTTATGCTTTGAAGCTGTTTATATGTTTAATTAAAAGTTTGTTTTTCTATGTTATCACCTGATTCAAAAATATAAGCGATACCGCTTACCGCGGTAAGTATGGTGATAAGAAGCAATATATAATAATTAATCTGTGAATGCAAATAGTTACTTATACTTATACTGATCGAGCTTCCCGAAGTTATTGCTGCTGCCGAAATAAGCGCAAGCACAAGGAAAATGAATGACATCTGGATAAATGTTTTTGTTTTTGAAACCATTGATGTCCTGAACTCTTTGCCCCTCAGCTCCTGGACGCTTCTTGCGACAGTTAAAACGATATCCCTGAATAGAATGACGGCTACCAAAGCAACAAACGGAACGGGTTCGGAAGATCCGAAAAAGCCCGGATCTTTTTGTTTCATCAGGTAAAAGCCTATAAAAGCCGCAGATGTAAGAATTTTATCTGCAAGCGGATCGATGAACTGGCCCCACCTGGTTTTAAATCCGTAGCGGCGCGCATACCATCCGTCATACCAGTCAGTTAAAGCTGCAACAGTATATACAAAGAACGATGCGGCGACAAGCCCCGGTGAATCTGACAGGAACAGGTACAGAAATACCGGCGCAAGCAGTATTCTTATCAGGCTTAATGTATTCGGAAAATTCATCAGTTTTGAATTCGGATCGCGGATCTTCGATTTCGGATTTAATACTTTAAAAAAATTATGATTTCAGAAATAATAATTTAATCCGCAATCAACTATCCGAAATCCTGAAATAAAAAATTAAACTCGTTCAATAATTGCTGCAATTCCCTGTCCAACACCAATACACATGGTTGCCAGACCGTACCTTAAATTTCTTTTTTCCATTTCATGCAGAAGCGTAGTGATGATCCTTGCACCGCTCATACCCAGCGGGTGGCCTAGCGCAATAGCGCCGCCGTTGACGTTCACTTTATTCATATCAAGTCCAAGCTCATCGATGCAGGCAAGTGATTGTGCTGCGAATGCTTCGTTCAGCTCTATAAGGTCGATCTGTTCAAGCTTCAGCCCGGCGCGCTCAAGCGCTTTCCTTGAAGCGGGGATGGGACCAAGCCCCATACAGTCAGGCTCAACACCTGCAACCGCGCTTGAAACTATACGCGCGCGTTTGGTTAAGCCAAGCTCATCGGCTTTTTCAGCGGATGCAAGCAGCATGGCGCAGGCGCCGTCATTTACTCCGCTGGAGTTACCTGCGGTAACTGTGCCGCCTTCTTTGGCGAATGCCGGCTTAAGCTTTGCGAGCTTATCCATTGTTGTATCAAACCTGGGGAACTCATCAACATCAAATACCTGTGTTTCTTTTTTAGAAATAATTTCAACCGGCGTAATTTCGTTCCTGAACTTACCGCCGAATATCGCATCCTTGGCTTTCTGCTGTGAGTGCATTGCGAACTCATCCTGTCTTTCGCGGGAGAGGTTATTCCTCTTTGCGACATTTTCAGCAGTTTCTCCCATTGAATATGGGTAATACATCTTTGCAAGCCTTGGATTTGTAAACCGCCAGCCTATAGTAGTATCGTAAACCGCATTTGTTCTGGTGAATGCTTCTGATGCTTTAGGCATAACAAAAGGAGCTCGTGTCATAGATTCCGTACCGCCTGCAATCATAATATCACCTTCACCAAGCATAATAGCGCGGGCTGCATCAATAACAGCCTGCATGCCTGAGCCGCAGAGCCTGTTCACAGTAACGCCGCCAACATTGATAGGAAGTCCCGCAAGCAGAACGCTCATTCTAGCAACGTTGCGGTTATCTTCGCCTGCCTGGTTGGCGCAGCCAAGAACTGCGTCTTCTATAATATCTTTGGAAATTCCTTTATCTTCCAAAGTACGTTTGACCACTTCTTTAATAACACCTGCAGCCAGGTCATCGGGTCTGATATCTTTTAAGCTGCCGCCATATTTTCCGATAGGTGTCCGCGCCGCATCAACTATAAACACTTCTTTTTTATGCATTTAGATACTTGAAATATACTTGATTTTATAAAAAATATTTCGCTAAATTACTCAATTATCACGCGTTAAACAAGGTAGAGGAATTTACGGGTAGTTCCAGAGGACTACTGCCTTAGAAATTATATTTACTGTAATTCTTAATTATGCCTGTAAAAGAAAAGTTAAGCGGGATAAGTCTTGAAGCCTTAATACCCGCTAAAACAAAATTAACGCGCAAAATAATCATTAAGGATGACTCTCTAAGGTCATCTCAATTCGTAATTCCCCAAAACAGAAAATCAATTTCATCATTTACCGGCAGAACAAAAGAGCTTGATTACCTGCGAATGCAGTATTCCAAAACACTTCAGCAAATTAAAAATAAAGTCAGTGAAGAAGAAAAAGCATTTAAGCCTATAATAACAGGAATAAAGGGTGAACCGGGTATTGGAAAATCCAGGTTAATGCAGGAGTTTTTAAACCGAACAGTAAAGCTTTCTGCCGGTAAAATAAATAATGTTGTTTCGGGCAAAAATTTAAAGACTTCACAAAACTCTCTTGGGCCATTTGCAGAAATAATACCTGAATTTAATCAACAAAAATTCTTGCCGTGTGAAAATGGAAATTACAGAGAAGCAGCCAATTTTATAAAAGTAAAGCTGTTCAAAAAAGCAGAATTTTTAAACTCAAAGGGTTTACCCCTTGTACTGGCTATTGAAGATATGCAGTGGGCTGATGAAAATACTCTTTACATACTTGACCACTTATTAAAAGCAATAAACCTTTACGGGGAAGGAGAACAGCCACTAATATTTTTAATGCTGAATTACAGGAACAGCTTTAAGCCTACAAAGGTAATGTGGCAGGAAAGCGAATATCATGAACTTATGCTCGAAGCATTAGATGAAAAAAATACTTTTAATCTAATAAATAACCTTACGGGCAGCACTAAGCTGAATACAAAAATTAGAGAGTTAATTGCGGTTCGCGCTGACGGCAACCCATTTAATATTGAAGAATGGTGCAGTCTGGTAACAGCCAATAAAAAACTTAACAGGGTACCGCAGACAGTACGGCATTTGCTTGTGGAAAAAATCAGCGGGCTTACACCAGGGGAAAGATCAATTTTAATAGCAGCGTGCATTTCGGGCAGAAAATTTGATATCAGGTTTGTAAACGAAGTGTTAAAAAGGGCAGGGAAAGCGGAGGCTGAATCAGACGACATAAAAAACCTTGAAGAAAAAAGATACATAATAAATTTAACCGGCAGTACATATGAATTCCGGCACGATATATTACACGAAACCTTATACATGCAGCTTGAGGCAGGGCTTAGAAGAGAATTACACAAAATTGCTGGCGAAGTAACGGAAGAGCTTTATAAAAGCAAGCTGAGCGATCATTTTTATGAGCTTGCGCGCCATTACAATAATGCAAAGAATAAAACTAAAACAATAGAGTATCTTGAAAAGGCGGGAGATAAGGCGAAAGATAACTATGAACACGAAAGAGCATTAAGGTTTTACAACAGGCTGCTGCCGCTGCTTGAAAAAGTCCCAAGGATTAGGGTTATCTTAAAGATCTGTGATGCACTTAAACATTTAGGCAGATATACTTCTGCATTAGAGTTTTTAAGGAATATAAAGAAGAGTATTCTTGATAAAAAGAAATACTTCACAATAGAAATGTTAAAATGTGAA encodes:
- a CDS encoding tetratricopeptide repeat protein, producing MPVKEKLSGISLEALIPAKTKLTRKIIIKDDSLRSSQFVIPQNRKSISSFTGRTKELDYLRMQYSKTLQQIKNKVSEEEKAFKPIITGIKGEPGIGKSRLMQEFLNRTVKLSAGKINNVVSGKNLKTSQNSLGPFAEIIPEFNQQKFLPCENGNYREAANFIKVKLFKKAEFLNSKGLPLVLAIEDMQWADENTLYILDHLLKAINLYGEGEQPLIFLMLNYRNSFKPTKVMWQESEYHELMLEALDEKNTFNLINNLTGSTKLNTKIRELIAVRADGNPFNIEEWCSLVTANKKLNRVPQTVRHLLVEKISGLTPGERSILIAACISGRKFDIRFVNEVLKRAGKAEAESDDIKNLEEKRYIINLTGSTYEFRHDILHETLYMQLEAGLRRELHKIAGEVTEELYKSKLSDHFYELARHYNNAKNKTKTIEYLEKAGDKAKDNYEHERALRFYNRLLPLLEKVPRIRVILKICDALKHLGRYTSALEFLRNIKKSILDKKKYFTIEMLKCECMNLANNRYEAISSYKKLKKKLEKDKQIELLCEVNGYIGKIYLGLSNFNSANHYFNLQLKDSIKHQNISTKAQALESIGILKRFRGNYTSALIHYVECKRIYNSLADVKKIAFLNDRIGTIHYYTGNFDAAFKHYYNAIQMFKEVGSYEGQINTLGNIAVLYTTLGQYSQAKAILKKSITYCQKTVNESLLANTLFSLGIINLKTNELEAALSQFKKSMKVFKIINNVRGQSLVFSNMGLVYQAMGKHNEALICFENQIRIDNKLFNKEGCMRGAINMANSLNIKNQKIQSIKYYKKGIRIGRLLGYLQNLSIALFNLADVYFDIEKYNLSLRVNHESYIINKQLSQHKEIIRNNLLFNKINLYAYLNRIPSNTVLSKIKLKKLQSYYSAIRNMLDYNIEDELRGFIYFELSKISLVISRHNIGVHFTDYSILAKKYLKKSVSLSFNKSFEIYELKNKKKD
- a CDS encoding ABC transporter ATP-binding protein; protein product: MIEIKNLKKSFGNKEVLRGVDLNIEEGKTNVIIGASGCGKSVMLKHIVGLLKPDEGQILIDGEDITKMNEKEIYAIRKKFGFLFQSAALFDSMTVGENVGIALRENTLTPKAEINRIVSEKLGMVDLPGTENLMPSELSGGMRKRVGLARALATNPQYILYDEPTTGLDPITSETIDELMESVALNKELEVTSIIVTHDIFTVYEIGDRVAMMYEGKVHFNGTPEELRATSDPIVRQFLERTDEKKAKH
- a CDS encoding CDP-alcohol phosphatidyltransferase family protein; the encoded protein is MNFPNTLSLIRILLAPVFLYLFLSDSPGLVAASFFVYTVAALTDWYDGWYARRYGFKTRWGQFIDPLADKILTSAAFIGFYLMKQKDPGFFGSSEPVPFVALVAVILFRDIVLTVARSVQELRGKEFRTSMVSKTKTFIQMSFIFLVLALISAAAITSGSSISISISNYLHSQINYYILLLITILTAVSGIAYIFESGDNIEKQTFN
- a CDS encoding SBBP repeat-containing protein; its protein translation is MKKIKIIAFFLVISLVLFPLEMLMTQYRVEWSNEHTTTGKLSIDKAGFIAADKQGNIIVTGVTNSEGKGDDITTIKYNKDGKQVWLNVFDGSGNYNDRPAGIAVDNSGNIYITGSSTGSGGTSTDLITLKYGYDGNLLWSKVFASAGGLLDEGSSIAVDANGDVYVTGTAAHIVTENSGQDWITIKYNTNGEIIWQKAYDDNISNDKAETLTIDNEGNVYVAGRCNAPAYHIGIAKYDREGNLLWITKYDGELNSHDKPAEILVDASGNVYTAGYSSEANKDLLVIKLDHSGNILWKKTFNGTANGSDEANNLVTDDKGNVYLLGTVEGKKNKHYRIIIKYDGSGNEIWKNISDKPLSKNIESLQLLLNPNGSIVVTGSSVVQGNVYSEMAADCFSPAGELLWQLSFLKENNIPSALNAALDPDGNVILCGFITGTGNLNYCTVKFSK
- a CDS encoding phosphatidylglycerophosphatase A, producing MAFRLIKEKNPVNEEVKVPFIVTLLGSGFFIGFIPVASGTFGSLIGFGLYLAPKMSEFYYLSLVLLLIFITGIFCAEKMKGRYGEDAPQIVIDEIAGQLFTYLIGSIVFELFFPFKSFDPATAFDTKLVFGIIGFFAFRFFDIVKLEPAKYFDNRDSGFGIMMDDIAAGLYAGIFSAVLTHLAWYQFLRVYLG
- a CDS encoding four helix bundle protein, with translation MKQNVIVEKSYMFAVNTIIAVRKLKNRIDSYILIKQLLRAGTSIGANVEESQGGYSRKDFNHKLNIAYKEARECKYWIRLIVDTQVENEEQKKIFDSLFNDADELCRIIYKINFPDQP
- a CDS encoding competence/damage-inducible protein A; its protein translation is MKSIIISIGDEVLIGQVVNTNAAWLGKELLAIGIPAIRVVTVADNEKEILKEFKRSVKDADVIVVTGGLGPTHDDITVKTVAKFFKSRYVLNEKVLKHVKSIFARRNIKMPAANIGQALVPDVARVLENKTGTAPGLLIDKGGKVFCVMPGVPYEMKYISQTGLFPYLNKKYKKKITRVIKQKTLHTIGIGESVLAERIGDITKIVRKGKDHEVKLAFLPSNYEVRLRITAIANNQSKAIKLIGEAEKLLRKKAGKYIYSSDESPIEKTVGVMLKKKDLTIAVAESCTGGLIASKLTDIGGSADYVMDAIVAYSNEAKRRLLGVKAKTLKAYGAVSKKVAEEMAAGIRKRSKTDIGISVTGIAGPTGARPGKPIGYVWIGYSDSKNTFARDFIFTKDRLRNKDIMAKMALEMVRQQLTMSN
- a CDS encoding acetyl-CoA C-acyltransferase; translated protein: MHKKEVFIVDAARTPIGKYGGSLKDIRPDDLAAGVIKEVVKRTLEDKGISKDIIEDAVLGCANQAGEDNRNVARMSVLLAGLPINVGGVTVNRLCGSGMQAVIDAARAIMLGEGDIMIAGGTESMTRAPFVMPKASEAFTRTNAVYDTTIGWRFTNPRLAKMYYPYSMGETAENVAKRNNLSRERQDEFAMHSQQKAKDAIFGGKFRNEITPVEIISKKETQVFDVDEFPRFDTTMDKLAKLKPAFAKEGGTVTAGNSSGVNDGACAMLLASAEKADELGLTKRARIVSSAVAGVEPDCMGLGPIPASRKALERAGLKLEQIDLIELNEAFAAQSLACIDELGLDMNKVNVNGGAIALGHPLGMSGARIITTLLHEMEKRNLRYGLATMCIGVGQGIAAIIERV
- a CDS encoding T9SS type A sorting domain-containing protein; amino-acid sequence: MKIIINALLVHILLTPVYSQGWFALSSGTPYNLSSVYFVNDLTGWAVGDVGTIRKTTNGGTNWFAQTGSSALSSVYFINSVTGWGSGPGGLIIKTTNSGDNWVTQTSGVTSQLRSIFFINTLKGWAAGDGGIIRYTSDGGTSWAQQISGTTETLFSICFVNENRGWISGANGKILYTNTGGANWVSQITATTFPFYSITFINDQTGWAAGYQGILRKTTDAGASWLAQTSNVSSWLYGIRFINSLTGFSCGTGGTVITTQNGGINWSAQTTPVGDNLYGLSFSSTLTGYAVGTTGRIIKTTNGGVTFITPITNELPEKFSISQNYPNPFNPVTEFEMQIAEYDRVNLEIFDAAGKKVETAVNEYLQPGSYKVVWNASAYSSGVYFSRMTSGKFSKMIKMILIK
- the menA gene encoding 1,4-dihydroxy-2-naphthoate octaprenyltransferase; protein product: MSEAQNASKTPSKGAVYFQAVRAFSFPASLIPCLLGAMLALLQGGSISWYLMPFIAISLLFLHAGSNVISDVDDYKHGVDAKDTLGGSRVLPEGLLSPKEMFRFGMILFALAVLFGLPIILDRGMMILWLGILGIVGGFFYTGRPIGYKYVALGDIFIFLLYGPAIVTGTLYALTGVFSFTAALISIPLGLLVTGILHANNLRDIINDRRANIKTLANVFGEGFAKGEYVFLIVGAYITVVLLVVFNVLSVWSLLVFLSLPVALKNMNMIKGVKIEDTGKIAMLDAMTAQLTLIFGVLLSVSLIITKLIG